The following proteins come from a genomic window of Botrytis cinerea B05.10 chromosome 14, complete sequence:
- the Bcltf1 gene encoding Bcltf1, giving the protein MEGAESGSRSSGILSIMNREHIERINTDTRYMQSNPMAAPPTASPASAHYSNGAPYSAGWPSTSHGGLISPPESRRTSNDKAHPHPLQTNTHRQSLPSIQEALSSTASKPGPYASPVSASAPPSHPQNSYAQSQVLPPPRTHEQVGGFQSSQSRQPSPPMPIQPPPFSRPELDSRSFAEPRRPSSLLHPSIPQSLPANSYAAPRYEASRYEQEPRASERFVERPANDYGQPSPLHNQHPYGNAPAQPFHPSHPPPHGQGYPQPPYPPRDERDLGGAGYKNYKTQPEPFNQGLKRQLEVWDVDNNLAQINVSSTTLQDWSRHFHAISQEQPRSHITIPERSPDRKAIEEMLVHGNRVVSCLHRMLDTAVQQQHAADEQSRGARLATDYDDESMYGDDRHHQNFGGPDNKKRRGRAAPPGRCHSCNRAETPEWRRGPDGARTLCNACGLHYAKLTRKNTMKQSQGSTGSSLRPKSSEDHSPRS; this is encoded by the exons ATGGAGGGTGCGGAAAGTGGCAGTAGGTCAAG TGGCATCCTCTCCATCATGAACCGTGAACATATCGAGCGCATAAATACCGACACGAGATATATgcaatcaaatccaatgGCTGCACCACCGACTGCCAGTCCTGCGTCCGCTCACTACTCAAACGGTGCACCATACTCCGCAGGATGGCCCAGTACTTCTCATGGCGGTTTAATATCTCCTCCAGAGTCGCGGAGGACGTCCAACGACAAAGCGCACCCGCATCCATTGCAGACCAACACTCATCGGCAATCTTTACCATCGATACAGGAAGCTCTGAGCAGCACTGCTAGCAAGCCTGGTCCTTATGCTTCACCTGTATCCGCATCTGCACCGCCGTCGCATCCGCAGAATTCCTATGCACAATCGCAAGTGCTTCCACCACCACGAACGCATGAGCAGGTCGGAGGATTTCAATCATCTCAGTCGCGGCAACCTTCACCCCCAATGCCTATTCAACCGCCGCCTTTCTCTCGCCCAGAATTGGATTCAAGGAGCTTCGCGGAACCAAGGAGACCATCATCATTGTTACATCCTTCAATCCCACAATCTTTACCTGCAAACTCTTATGCAGCGCCTAGATATGAGGCCTCCAGATATGAACAGGAGCCAAGAGCCAGCGAGAGATTTGTTGAGAGGCCAGCGAATGACTATGGCCAGCCATCTCCTTTACACAATCAACATCCATATGGAAACGCTCCAGCGCAACCGTTCCACCCTTCTCATCCCCCACCTCATGGGCAAGGTTACCCTCAACCACCTTATCCACCACGAGATGAGAGAGATTTAGGCGGTGCCGGGTACAAGAATTATAAGACTCAACCAGAGCCATTCAATCAGGGTTTGAAGCGACAGCTTGAGGTGTGGGACGTAGATAATAATTTGGCTCAA ATCAACGTTTCTAGCACTACTTTACAGGACTGGTCACGCCATTTCCACGCAATAAGTCAAGAACAACCGCGCTCTCACATTACAATTCCGGAAAGATCACCTGACCGCAAGGCCATTGAAGAAATGTTGGTTCACGGTAATCGAGTTGTATCTTGCCTTCACCGCATGTTAGATACTGCTGTACAGCAGCAGCATGCAGCCGACGAGCAATCTCGCGGTGCCAGATTAGCTACTGATTACGATGATGAGAGCATGTATGGCGATGACAGACATCATCAAAACTTTGGTGGACCAGATAATAAGAAACGTCGAGGA CGCGCTGCTCCACCAGGAAGATGTCACAGCTGTAACAGAGCAGAGACTCCGGAATGGCGAAGGGGGCCAGATGGAGCCCGTACGCTTTGCAACGCATGTGGGTTACATTATGCGAAACTTACCCGCAAAAACACGATGAAGCAGTCACAAGGTTCAACCGGATCATCACTTCGACCCAAATCTTCGGAGGATCATTCACCACGGTCATAG
- the Bcpgc1 gene encoding Bcpgc1 encodes MGEPQALPQEKMEVPHSTFTLAKPDRRGRTFPQAIAHRGYKAANPENTMGAFRGAVEIGAHAIETDLHITRDGVLVISHDPSLKRCFGKDAKVIDCDWSYISTLRTVQAPHEPMPRLTDLLEYLTTPGLEDIWILLDIKLDNDADQLMSLIASSIKEVKPTRPWNQRILLGCWAAKYVPLCATYLPDFPITHIGFSIGYAREFLSIPNVNFNMLRQILVGPGGSKFMADAKAAERSMLVWTVNEEQWMRWCIKNKVDGVISDDPKKYLELCEKYDSADSKEPGFGLKDWALIICFNLLAMLFSWLFRYRYGFKIDKKRVKEGYETSRRNAALSS; translated from the exons ATGGGAGAACCACAAGCTTTGCCGCAGGAGAAAATGGAGGTTCCTCATT CAACTTTCACATTAGCCAAACCGGATCGGCGAGGTCGAACATTCCCGCAAGCTATTGCGCATCGAGGATACAAAGCTGCGAATCCAGAAAATACCATGGGCGCATTTAGGGGTGCTGTTGAAATAGGCGCGCATGCGATAGAAACCGATTTGCACATTACAAGGGACGGGGTCTTGGTTATTTCACAT GACCCAAGCCTTAAGAGATGCTTTGGAAAAGACGCAAAGGTCATAGATTGCGACTGGTCGTACATATCTACCCTTCGCACTGTTCAGGCCCCTCACGAACCTATGCCTCGCCTTACCGATCTTTTAGAATACCTCACTACACCTGGGTTAGAAGATATATGGATATTATTAGACATCAAG TTGGATAATGATGCAGACCAATTAATGAGTTTAATCGCTTCATCGATTAAAGAGGTGAAGCCAACAAGACCTTGGAATCAGAGGATTCTATTAGGCTGCTGGGCA GCCAAGTATGTTCCTCTGTGCGCCACCTACCTTCCCGATTTCCCCATAACGCACATTGGATTCTCGATAGGGTATGCGAGAGAGTTTTTATCCATACCTAATGTAAATTTCAATATGCTACGGCAGATTTTAGTCGGACCTGGCGGTTCTAAATTTATGGCCGACGCCAAAGCTGCAGAACGATCTATGTTGGTATGGACTGTTAATGAAGAGCaatggatgagatggtgTATAAAAAATAAGGTAGATGGGGTTATCTCTGATGACCCTAAGAAGTATCTGGAATTGTGTGAGAAATACGATTCTGCAGATTCGAAAGAGCCTGGCTTCGGGCTCAAAGATTGGGCATTGATTATATGTTTTAATTTATTGGCCATGCTATTTTCATGGCTATTCAGGTACAGATATGGCTTTAAAATAGACAAGAAAAGGGTTAAAGAAGGTTATGAGACATCGAGGCGCAATGCGGCATTGTCTTCGTGA